A DNA window from Bombus huntii isolate Logan2020A chromosome 10, iyBomHunt1.1, whole genome shotgun sequence contains the following coding sequences:
- the LOC126870590 gene encoding uncharacterized protein LOC126870590 has product MNFITEELAKSLKIRQNKCSVPIGALDTLTTTSKRHITATITSTDAPYLAIRCLKQLAEDEGHRFPRAAQVLQRDFYVDDALTGAETKDEALTLRTELTNLLQLAGLNIRKWASNDKDLLHGLSLEETNHQHFLGDSQTLKTLGVFWNSSDDSILYSVEVKPTPSRVTKRIISSEIAKIYDPLGLLAPVIVRAKMLLQRIWSSKIDWDESLPIELHTEWERYYAQLPLLNNVRFPRKAIIESAMEIELHGFCDASEKAYGACVYLRTLNTNGRVWTQLLTAKSKVAPLKCQTIPRLELSGALLLTSLMSTVQQALLHKITRTIYWTDSTIVLHWLNTSPHTLKTFVANRVSEIQTKTSIRDWRHVPTDDNPADLISRGQTPEEFLRPTIWQHGPAWLYQSEGYWPTWALTPQIEVPEQKGAICLSANPADYSLLQRYSSWPKLIRIIARCLRWKQKRNRAAPLTVTELRITHNKLIKLLQNIHFSEEIRTLQKDRNAAIKGKLTRLNPFIDKEGILRVGGRLSHSSMTFAQKHPIVLPKSSVTTRIIDHEHKIHMHSGTQATLYAVRQRYWPVDGRSQVWRAIKGCVRCCRAQPPPVEYVMGNLPEARVTESRPFTNVGVDYCGPFHIKEKRDRNRRQIKVYVAIFVCLAIKAVHIELVDDLTSEAFIAALRRFIARRGYCSTIHSDNGTNFRGASNELRELHDLLQSDDHKEKVTAFLADKQIEWHFIPPHSPHFGGLWEAAK; this is encoded by the exons ATGAACTTCATTACCGAGGAATTAGCAAAATCGTTAAAGATAAGGCAAAACAAATGTTCGGTCCCGATCGGAGCTCTAGACACCTTGACAACGACCTCTAAGCGACACATCACGGCCACGATCACTTCCACTGACG CCCCGTATCTAGCTATTCGGTGCCTCAAGCAACTGGCAGAGGACGAAGGACATCGATTTCCACGTGCAGCACAGGTACTGCAGCGGGATTTCTACGTCGACGACGCTCTCACCGGAGCTGAAACGAAGGACGAAGCCCTCACGCTCAGAACAGAACTCACCAATTTACTTCAACTGGCCGGCTTAAACATACGAAAATGGGCGTCAAACGATAAGGACTTATTACACGGACTTTCCTTAGAAGAAACAAATCACCAACATTTTTTGGGCGACTCGCAAACCTTGAAGACGCTGGGAGTGTTTTGGAATTCATCCGACGACTCTATTCTTTACTCGGTCGAAGTCAAACCCACGCCCTCTCGAGTCACGAAACGAATCATCAGCTCGGAGattgcaaaaatttacgatccGCTCGGTCTGCTCGCACCGGTGATTGTTCGGGCCAAGATGCTACTTCAACGAATATGGTCGTCGAAAATCGATTGGGATGAATCACTCCCGATCGAGTTACATACAGAGTGGGAAAGGTACTATGCCCAATTACCCTTATTAAACAACGTCAGGTTCCCACGCAAGGCAATAATCGAGTCCGCAATGGAAATTGAACTGCATGGTTTCTGCGATGCCAGCGAAAAGGCTTACGGAGCCTGTGTTTATCTTCGAACCCTTAACACCAACGGCCGTGTTTGGACCCAGCTTTTAACCGCAAAATCGAAAGTCGCCCCACTCAAGTGCCAGACCATTCCTCGGCTCGAGCTGAGCGGAGCACTCCTTCTTACGTCCCTGATGTCAACCGTACAACAAGCCCTATTACACAAAATTACTCGAACTATCTATTGGACCGATTCCACTATCGTCCTCCATTGGCTCAATACATCACCTCACACCCTTAAAACATTCGTCGCTAACAGAGTCTCCGAAATTCAAACAAAAACCAGCATCCGCGATTGGCGCCACGTTCCTACCGACGACAACCCCGCGGACTTAATATCACGCGGCCAAACACCCGAAGAGTTTCTGCGCCCAACCATCTGGCAGCACGGTCCTGCATGGCTCTACCAGTCGGAAGGCTATTGGCCGACATGGGCGCTAACACCGCAAATTGAAGTACCGGAGCAGAAGGGGGCGATTTGTCTGTCCGCAAACCCCGCCGATTACAGTTTGttgcaaagatattcatccTGGCCCAAATTGATACGAATCATAGCTCGTTGCCTCCGTTGGAAACAGAAAAGGAACCGAGCGGCACCCCTAACCGTTACTGAATTACGCATAACGCACAATAAACTGATAAAATTGTTGCAAAACATCCATTTCTCCGAGGAAATTCGTACACTCCAAAAAGATCGGAACGCGGCGATAAAGGGTAAGCTCACGCGACTCAATCCGTTCATAGACAAGGAAGGAATATTGCGAGTCGGGGGTCGACTCAGTCATTCGTCGATGACCTTCGCCCAGAAACATCCCATAGTATTACCTAAGTCATCCGTTACAACACGCATCATAGACCACGAGCACAAGATCCACATGCATTCCGGAACGCAGGCTACGTTATACGCAGTAAGACAAAGATACTGGCCCGTTGACGGTCGAAGTCAAGTATGGCGGGCGATCAAAGGCTGCGTCCGCTGCTGCCGCGCTCAACCACCGCCGGTAGAATACGTGATGGGTAATCTGCCGGAGGCGCGAGTAACGGAATCTCGCCCATTTACAAACGTCGGCGTCGATTACTGCGGGCCGTTCCACATCAAGGAAAAACGAGATCGTAACCGTCGTCAGATAAAAGTATACGTAGCCATTTTCGTATGCCTAGCAATTAAAGCGGTACACATCGAGCTCGTTGACGATCTCACTAGCGAAGCCTTCATCGCCGCTCTTCGCAGATTTATCGCTCGACGAGGGTATTGCTCCACCATCCATTCTGATAACGGCACCAACTTCAGAGGAGCAAGCAACGAATTACGAGAGCTTCACGATTTATTACAATCGGACGATCACAAGGAAAAAGTGACCGCATTTTTAGCCGACAAACAAATCGAATGGCACTTCATTCCCCCTCATTCGCCGCATTTCGGTGGGCTATGGGAAGCAGCG aaatag